In Crassostrea angulata isolate pt1a10 chromosome 4, ASM2561291v2, whole genome shotgun sequence, one genomic interval encodes:
- the LOC128181835 gene encoding lectin-like: MKRNVYLVFVMILAVRGVIISNFMSRNPNYDNRATLSTNIITTLIFESPMRCASHCTRNDKCKSIMINMDTHSCRLLSVHMSDTGPQTYSGWLYYEKKIEGTMPTTATVVSTETTQTTFDCSIWHQRLDHWYMLDTNYRSFNDSRLFCASLSPPSFVIEVDSQAENDWLTELILSHCGMATGFWLNGYDTDNSGTFTWIKSQTPTSYTNWNTGEPNDFSGHNETCIESNTGNWGRWNDIPCSLMRPVVCERYS; the protein is encoded by the exons ATGAAACGGAACGTATACCTTGTTTTTGTGATGATCCTAGCTGTACGTGGGGTCATCATCTCAAACTTCATGTCCAGAAATCCAAATTACGACAACAGGGCAACTCTATCAACCAATATTATAACAACACTTATTTTCGAAAGTCCTATGCGCTGTGCATCTCATTGTACAAGAAATGACAAGTGTAAATCCATCATGATCAACATGGATACTCATTCTTGCCGACTTCTCTCCGTTCACATGTCAGACACGGGACCACAAACTTACAGTGGATGGCtgtattatgagaaaaaaattg AAGGAACGATGCCAACAACCGCCACAGTGGTTAGCACTGAAACTACACAGACAACATTTG attgtTCAATTTGGCACCAACGTTTAGATCATTGGTATATGTTGGATACTAATTACAGATCATTCAATGATTCCAGG TTGTTCTGTGCTAGCCTGTCTCCACCATCTTTCGTTATTGAAGTGGACTCCCAAGCGGAGAACGACTGGCTCACCGAGTTAA TATTGTCCCACTGTGGAATGGCTACAGGATTCTGGCTGAACGGATACGATACGGATAATTCCGGTACGTTTACGTGGATTAAAAGTCAAACTCCGACAAGCTACACTAATTGGAACACTGGTGAACCAAATGATTTTTCAGGTCACAATGAAACATGTATTGAATCAAATACCGGTAACTGGGGACGGTGGAATGATATTCCATGCTCTTTGATGAGACCCGTTGTTTGTGAAAGGTATTCGTAG